From Ailuropoda melanoleuca isolate Jingjing chromosome 8, ASM200744v2, whole genome shotgun sequence, a single genomic window includes:
- the APOA1 gene encoding apolipoprotein A-I isoform X1: MKAVVLTLAVLFLTGSQARHFWQQDEPQSPWDRVKDLATVYVDAVKEGGRDYVAQFEASALGKQLNLKLLDNWDSLTSTVTKLREQIGPVTQEFWDNLEKETEVLRQEMSKDLEEVKQKVQPYLDEFQKNWHEEVELYRQKVAPLGAELREGARQKLQELQEKLSPLGEELRDRARIHVDALRAQLAPYSDQLRERLAARLQALKEDGGASLAEYHAKASEHLSALSEKAKPALEDLRQGLLPVLESFKVSLLAAVDEAAKKLNAQ; encoded by the exons ATGAAAGCGGTGGTGCTGACCTTGGCCGTGCTCTTCCTCACGG GGAGCCAGGCTCGGCATTTCTGGCAGCAAGATGAGCCCCAGTCACCTTGGGATCGAGTGAAGGATTTAGCCACCGTGTATGTGGACGCAGTCAAAGAAGGCGGCAGAGACTATGTGGCCCAGTTTGAAGCCTCCGCCTTGGGAAAACAGCTGAA CCTGAAACTCCTGGACAACTGGGACAGCTTGACCAGCACGGTGACCAAGCTGCGCGAACAGATCGGCCCGGTCACCCAGGAGTTCTGGGATAACCTGGAAAAGGAGACAGAGGTGCTGCGGCAGGAGATGAGCAAGGATCTGGAGGAGGTGAAGCAGAAGGTGCAGCCCTACCTGGACGAGTTCCAGAAAAATTGGCACGAGGAAGTGGAGCTGTACCGCCAGAAGGTGGCGCCGCTGGGCGCGGAGCTGCGCGAGGGCGCGCGCCAGAAGCTGCAGGAGTTGCAGGAGAAGCTGAGCCCCCTGGGCGAGGAGCTGCGGGACCGCGCGCGCATCCACGTGGACGCGCTGCGCGCGCAGCTGGCCCCCTACAGCGACCAGCTGCGTGAGCGCCTGGCCGCCCGGCTGCAGGCGCTCAAGGAGGACGGCGGCGCCAGCCTGGCCGAGTACCACGCCAAGGCCAGCGAGCACCTGAGCGCGCTCAGCGAGAAGGCCAAGCCCGCGCTGGAGGACCTCCGCCAGGGCCTGCTGCCGGTGCTGGAGAGCTTCAAGGTCAGCCTACTGGCTGCCGTCGATGAGGCCGCCAAGAAGCTGAACGCCCAGTGA
- the APOA1 gene encoding apolipoprotein A-I isoform X2 gives MKAVVLTLAVLFLTGSQARHFWQQDEPQSPWDRVKDLATVYVDAVKEGGRDYVAQFEASALGKQLNLKLLDNWDSLTSTVTKLREQIGPVTQEFWDNLEKETEVLRQEMSKDLEEVKQKVQPYLDEFQKNWHEEVELYRQKVAPLGAELREGARQKLQELQEKLSPLGEELRDRARIHVDALRAQLAPYSDQLRERLAARLQALKEDGGASLAEYHAKASEHLSALSEKAKPALEDLRQGLLPVLESFKVSLLAAVDEAAKKLNAQ, from the exons ATGAAAGCGGTGGTGCTGACCTTGGCCGTGCTCTTCCTCACGG GGAGCCAGGCTCGGCATTTCTGGCAGCAAGATGAGCCCCAGTCACCTTGGGATCGAGTGAAGGATTTAGCCACCGTGTATGTGGACGCAGTCAAAGAAGGCGGCAGAGACTATGTGGCCCAGTTTGAAGCCTCCGCCTTGGGAAAACAGCTGAA CCTGAAACTCCTGGACAACTGGGACAGCTTGACCAGCACGGTGACCAAGCTGCGCGAACAGATCGGCCCGGTCACCCAGGAGTTCTGGGATAACCTGGAAAAGGAGACAGAGGTGCTGCGGCAGGAGATGAGCAAGGATCTGGAGGAG GTGAAGCAGAAGGTGCAGCCCTACCTGGACGAGTTCCAGAAAAATTGGCACGAGGAAGTGGAGCTGTACCGCCAGAAGGTGGCGCCGCTGGGCGCGGAGCTGCGCGAGGGCGCGCGCCAGAAGCTGCAGGAGTTGCAGGAGAAGCTGAGCCCCCTGGGCGAGGAGCTGCGGGACCGCGCGCGCATCCACGTGGACGCGCTGCGCGCGCAGCTGGCCCCCTACAGCGACCAGCTGCGTGAGCGCCTGGCCGCCCGGCTGCAGGCGCTCAAGGAGGACGGCGGCGCCAGCCTGGCCGAGTACCACGCCAAGGCCAGCGAGCACCTGAGCGCGCTCAGCGAGAAGGCCAAGCCCGCGCTGGAGGACCTCCGCCAGGGCCTGCTGCCGGTGCTGGAGAGCTTCAAGGTCAGCCTACTGGCTGCCGTCGATGAGGCCGCCAAGAAGCTGAACGCCCAGTGA